The Coffea arabica cultivar ET-39 chromosome 10e, Coffea Arabica ET-39 HiFi, whole genome shotgun sequence region atgacatgttcttttataaatattatGTAAATAACGAAGGAAGATTGGCAAGGTTGTTTTGGGTAGATTCTAAATCTTGGATGGACTTCAGTACATTTGGAAATGTGTTGGTGTTTGATATgacatacaaaacaaataaataccgCAAGCCACTAGTTGTACTAGCAGGAGTAAACAACCATTTGAACAGTACTATTTTTGGATGTACACTGCTATCAGATGAGAGGATTGAAACATATGAATGGATCCTCAGTACATTTATAGAGGCTACGGATGGTGAAAAGGCAATAGTAGTGATGACAAATAGGGACAATGCAATGCTAAGAGCCATAAAGAATATTCTCCCTGACGTTTGTTATAACCTATGTTTGTGGCACTTGCATAGAAATGCATCGAGTAATATTCGATGTGAGGAGTTCAATGACAGGTTGTTTAGCCTGATGGCAAAAAAGTGTAGCATACAGGAGTTTGAGGATCAACGGGTTCGCTTAGTTAAGGAATGTGGGGTAGGAGAGAATGACTGGGTAAAAAAGATGTATTGCAGGAGAAGGTTATGAGCATAGGCCTATTTACGCGGCCACTTTTTTGCATGTATGAGAAGTATTCAAAGGTGTGAGAAAATGAATACTTTTTTGAACGAGTACTTGAATGATAAAATGGGGCTATATGATTCGTTAGAAGTTTTGTTTTGTCAATAGCAAGAGCATGGCTTCGATATACTGAGAGCAAAGTAGTTCACACAAGCAAAAATGCAAAACCAGTGTTAACCACAATTCTGGCCGAACTGGAGAGCAGCGCAGCGGAGGTGTTTACAAGGTGTGTGTTCTTCATGGTGAGGAAGCATTTGAACAAGCAAGGGCTTTTAATTTATGAGGGTTGGAACGAGGAAGGAGAAAGTCGCACATATTATTACTCAAAATGTTGTGGACATAAAATAAGTTGGACGGTGGATTATGATAGGTCCACGGAGAAGCTAAGCTGCTCTTGCATGAAATTTTGAGTCAAAGAGAATTCCTAGTGCTCATATGTTTCGCGAGATGGTGGTAGAAAGAATACACAGGATCCCAAAATCATGTATTTCAAAGCGGTGGACGATGggagtgagaaataataatgGGAGGATAGCATTTGTTGCGCCCGAACAGATGACACAAATCTCCAAATATGGTACTTTAAAGTCCAGCTGTAATAATATGTGGTACTATACCTCCTACATGGATGACGAGTTTAATGAACTGCAGCAGATGTTTGACAAACGTTTGGTAGAGCTGAAGGAGAATGGATTAATAGAGGATACAGGGGAGACGGATTTGTAATGGATTCAAGAGTGAGGACTGATAGAAGTAGAGAACATTTGGAGTGTTAGACCCGAGGCTAACTTGGGCTAAAGGTGATCACAAGCAACCAGaagcaaagaagaaaagaaagtgcGGCCATTGCAAGTAGTAACCAAAAAGTAGGTAGTTATACACTTATTTGATTTAAAACATGAACCGAACATTGCATGTAATAATGAAAAAGTAGGTAGTTATAAACATGTTATTGTTTGAATTAAAATGTAAATTTAAATCCAAAGTCCATACAAAGTAAACTAAGTTAGGGGCAATGCAAGAAAGTTGAAGTGGTGTAATGTTAGCATTTTGACAGCTTAGTTGATGTAATTACTTGCAGTCATAAAtaatttaacatgttatcaattgGTCGGAAAACTGTAGGTAGGCCACAACCAATGAACATGcccatacaaaaaaaaaatggcacaATTCAGCGGCATGTCCTGATTGGATGGAAAATTCTTTGGATAAATCGATGGAAAATTCGTTTGAAATTCATATGGGGGGAGCGAGTCTGGCGAATGGAGGCGACAAACATTTATGGTAGAACGATGTGCTAGTGGTGGAAGTGACACAGGTGGCCAACAAATAAGTGCAGGAGAAAGAGAAATGATGAGTTGCGATGCTGAGGTTTGAAAAAGTTGTTAATTCGTCATGAATTACATCGTTCATTGATATTGGATGTGTTTGgacaaacaaaatttaaaataaaataatttactttacaaattccaatcaccttttatctcacatacattacatcacaaaaaatgctacagtaattatctcaaataaatcatccaaataaacttttatc contains the following coding sequences:
- the LOC140015246 gene encoding protein FAR1-RELATED SEQUENCE 4-like, producing MDEKRRKDIFNGDAEGTLQFLAAKKDGDDMFFYKYYVNNEGRLARLFWVDSKSWMDFSTFGNVLVFDMTYKTNKYRKPLVVLAGVNNHLNSTIFGCTLLSDERIETYEWILSTFIEATDGEKAIVVMTNRDNAMLRAIKNILPDVCYNLCLWHLHRNASSNIRCEEFNDRLFSLMAKKCSIQEFEDQRVRLVKECGVGENDWVKKMYCRRRL